Genomic window (Pyrus communis chromosome 13, drPyrComm1.1, whole genome shotgun sequence):
AAGCAAAGAGTGCAAAAGGAGTTAAAAAAGGCTTTTACAATCCTATGTCATCAGCACAGCCTGTGCAGATCAGTTGAGTTCGTGGGTTAAACTGTATTGAATCGGGAAGAACCAAGAGATGTGCCATATATGCTTGGAAATCCACAGATGTCTATTCTCCGTAGAATTTTATAGTTCgtgaatatcatttttctagaggGAGTTATGGCAGTTTTAGTACATGAAGGTCGGGCTACACGCGAATACAAAATTTTCTACAAATGTGTATCAATGTGGCAGATTAAAATTCCTATTTATTTGAAGTAACCAGTTGAAGAAAGCCAAGTCTTTTTAATATAATGAGACTTTAAAAGCTCATTAAGCTTGATAAGGAAAAGAAGGCTAATTGCCTTGTCGGTTACAACTAGAAGGGGAATGAAGGAGGATCCCTAATCAGACTAGCAAAGGGGGCGTGAGATATAAAAAGtagaacaaaagagaaaaaagaagataggcagcagcagccaccaaaacagaGAAAGAACAACCGGCAGAAGGGAGAAAAAGGAAGGACCGGAGCACTGTTGTGCAATTTGTCATGGAAGAGTTTATTCTTCTCCTCttactttctgttttgtttgtCTTTGCTGCCCATTTACATTATGAGTAACTAAATTTCATAGTTGGGACTTGGTTGAAGTACTAATCATGTTTCCTTGAGTATTTTCAATACACTTTTGTTACAAGACAATTTGTTGATGCTTTAGTGATTAATTCCAGTTTTAATTCAATCTTATTGAGTTATTTTATGATTGATCACCATAGAATAGCTTTGTAATTGAGTATGTTACATGGGTAAATTTGGATGATCGAGTCTTGTAACTATGCCGAGTAACAAGAGAACTAGTTACGGTTCTTAGAATTAATTATCACGAATAACCGGAATAGAGACCATGTTCTAGGATTCGTGTGTTTGTCGATTTCCATTGTATTATGCTTTCTTGGAGTGCAACTTAGCAGATACCATGCTAAATACGTCGAGAATGAATAGAGTTAGTGTAGACACCCATGCCTAATTCGTTGTTTAGGGAAATCAATAACTTAAAGAGTTGATACCATGCCTTTAGGTTGACAAACGTAAAGCATAAAAAATCTTTTTTGTATTATAGTGTGTATCGGTTACTTAGGTGAAAAAGGTTAGAgatggaagtcaaagtcctaACAGTTCAAACATCGTTTTCAAAACCCTTATTGCCAATTACTTTTATTTGCCTACGTTCTTTATATTGTGCTTTTATACTTAAACTTAAGACATCTCAAACTATTTTGTTAAACCTTTACTCGCATATTTGctagttttatgaattaattaatttaaattgttaGGAATCATACTCTAGATACATATGAGTGCAATCCTTGTGGGAATAATCTCGTACTTGCTTTCTATACTATGTGTTTGATCTTGTGCACTTGCGAGTTTAGAACGTGCGATTAGTAGCTTAATATTTAGGTTGCTAAATGCATAACACATTGTCGAGTTTAACTTAGAGTTTTCTTGTTGAAAGCATTCCACAGCTCTCACCGCAGGTTTTGGGCTCGGTGAGTATACTAGGATTAGATTGTAACGGATAACTAACTATATTTAAGGATCTTTGGACGAGGAAGTGAAAAAATTGTGTCCAACTTGAAGATACATGGAGAAGAGTATACAACAAAAATAACGTATACAACAAACAGAGATAATCAAGCTCAAAGAAATCCAAAACCTGACCAAACTGGGGGCACACAAGGAGCTCAAATGCTTTATTAAGAGATCCTCACAAACCGATTCCGAGAGCCAAAGAAACTATACATGCGAGGGAAACTTATATGAAACGGTTTCATACAACAAAGTGAAAGGAACATTTTCTCCTACTACAAGGAAACAATTACCGTTACCCAGACCTAGAAGCAAAACCATGCAGAGTTTCTCCTACTACAAAAGTTATAATTACCATTACTATCATTGACATGGGaggggaaaaaacaaaaaaaaagtgacTAGGGTAAATATCTAGTAAAAAACAAACCAAGAGAGGCATTCATTTTAAACCACAGTGATTCAAACGTATGCATTTATATAAATAACCATATTTTCTGTACAAAATATCCAAATCCAGAACTGATGTCTTGAACTTATACAGAAAAACTAAAGGACCAGCACTCCAAAACGCTTCAGAACAAGTAATGCACTCCCTTTCTATATATTCTACACCCCATGCAGTACAAACCTCTTCGTTGCCAAGGCCGCATCAAATGTTTACGCACTTTCCACTTCAAAGGTTCACATACTTGTCTTTCCTGTGTCTGTAGCATGTAATCCATAGGCAAAACCTTCAGACTAGAGGTCGTCAAGCAACTGTTAGCATGAACTTCACCAACTTTTAGAACAAAAGGAAATGCAACCTCATTCTTCGGGCTGAAATAAAGTGAAAGTTGAACTTGTCTCTGTCTTTGTAATCTGCATTACCATATGAAGCAAGCTAAGTATTAGCTTATTATTTCTCATGAATCAGAAGATTCAGAACACGGAAAACAAAAGGAGAGAGATTCTTGAAATGAAAATACCAACCTCAGTCGTGCGAGAAATTCCAGAAGGAAGAACAGGAGCAAGAGACGTCCAAATAATGGGGTCTACCAAGGGATCAACGGCATTGTAGTTGGTCAGAAGTGGTGCAGACAAGAAGGGAGCCAACGGGAACACGTCTGATTGGAGAGACATTCCACCACTCATTCCTAATACAGAACTAAGTCTTTCGTCATGACTTGTGGATTTCTCAATTGCCTTTCCATAGTCCATCTTGTGgatgatatttttgttttcattctcaTCATTATCTGCATTGTTTTCCTCCTTTTGTGATGCTTTCTCTTGCAAGTTCTTATAGGCAGCTGACCGTGAGAGGATGCTCATGGCAGAGACTCTGGTACCTTTATGCTTTTTGCTTACACGAGAGATGCCCAAACGGGGCATCTGGTATGGTTCAGTAGGCTGGATTCCCCATTCTAATGTTTTAAGTTCAACTCCAATATCTCCAACACAACCGTGTTTTGTTTCTTCTGAAAATTTCATGCTAGTTTCAGCTTGTCGAGATCTGTTGGGTCCCCACCACTTGATGTAACTCGTTAGGTCAATCTTTCTTTCAATGCAAAGAGCTCCCAAAATTTCACTTTCTGTTGCTGGATCAACGCCTGTACGTTGAAGTTGTATAAGACGGAAAGTGGCACTGATTCAGGTAGTAATCCAGATAAAGGAATATAATAAATTCAAAAGCCTCCATCTGCAACTTTGTTTTGCAGAAGATTTCAGATCGAGGAGACTGATTTTTCAGAGCCCTCTTATCCAAAATATTGCTTCAGTTCAGCATCTGTTGAGGACTTACCATAATGTGTGCTATTGAAGTACTCAGATCCACCCATACGACCCAACGACGGCTCCCAACGACTGTTATGTGTACAAAGAATAAAAATTCAGAACGGAATGAAGAAACACAACATGAATTACTGGCATTACACAGAATTTGGAGACATTTTTTGCCTCTACATGCTGCAAATCAACAACACAAGAAATTGATACCGTTGTGATACAATGCATTGTTGGTTAAGTCTTCTATGGTTTGTTTGGCTCAAAATGGGGACTGTAAACCTTAACAACCAAGAACACGATATATAAGAAGATAAAAAGTacattatattatttaaaactCTTGTAGATTGAGTTTCTCGATGTATTACTCAATGAGTTTGAATGATACACAACTTTCCATGTAGAATTCTAGTGACAAGATATTATATACAACAA
Coding sequences:
- the LOC137713794 gene encoding AP2-like ethylene-responsive transcription factor At2g41710, which codes for MASSSSDPGPKTESGSGGGSGGGGAEASEAVIASDQLMVYRGVKKSKKERGCTAKERISKMPPCAAGKRSSIYRGVTRHRWTGRYEAHLWDKSTWNHNQNKKGKQVYLGAYDDEEAAARAYDLAALKYWGPGTLINFPVTDYTRDLEEMQNVSREEYLASLRRKSSGFSRGISKFRGLSSRWEPSLGRMGGSEYFNSTHYGVDPATESEILGALCIERKIDLTSYIKWWGPNRSRQAETSMKFSEETKHGCVGDIGVELKTLEWGIQPTEPYQMPRLGISRVSKKHKGTRVSAMSILSRSAAYKNLQEKASQKEENNADNDENENKNIIHKMDYGKAIEKSTSHDERLSSVLGMSGGMSLQSDVFPLAPFLSAPLLTNYNAVDPLVDPIIWTSLAPVLPSGISRTTEITKTETSSTFTLFQPEE